ATAAGTATTATTCCACATATTGCTGGTATATAAAAATCAAAATAATTGTTGAGTTTGTTGTAGTTCATGTCAATCATATAGTTGTCGGTAATCATGTTTTTTATAAACAAGGTAAATATTAATAATGACAGAACAAAAATAATAATAACTTTAGAATTCAATAGTTTATCCACTATTCCCTTTTTGTTTGATATGAATCCAAATCCGAAGAAAACTGTAGCAGTGATCGCTATATCTATACTCCAAGGAAGTCTAATTGGCATATATAAGCTGTCTATGTAACCTAGAATTGAAAAAATAAAAAGTACAAAAAGTATTAATTTAAAGTTAGATATATTCTTAACCACTATGTAAAAAATAACTTCTACAATAAATAGGCATGTTAGAAACCACAATACGATATTATGTAGCATCCAATTATCTATGCCAATTGAATAAAAAATACCTATGAAAGATTTCATTAAATTTATACCATTTGTAGTAATTGTACTTATTAGTGGAAGATAAAGAAAAGATAGAAATGAAAATAAGAAATATGGAATTAAAAGTGAACGCGCCTTATTCTTTAGAAACATTCCAAAGTTATTATATTTTTTTACCGAAAATAGGTAGCCTGATAGAAAAAAGAATAGCGGCATATGGAATGAATAAATGACTATCGCCCATTTATCAGGAAAATTGGTATGCCCTAATATCACTAACATTATTCCAAGCCCTTTTGCAGTATCTATCCAACCTATTCGTTTTATGGTTTTTTTCATAAGTCTCTCCCTTGTATTGAAATCTATTTTGTATTTCTATATATATAACAGATAAAAGATATGTTAGAGGTTGAATAATTTTAGGTACTGTGCAAGACAATACACCACAATTGTATAAAATAATAAAACAACTAAATAAAAGTTCTTTCCTTCTATTAGAGTAAAGTGTTGTAACGATTGTTCGCAATATAGTAAAATTAAAAGTACTGTTGATAATTATTACATTACAGATATATAGAAAGGTGCTTAAATATGAATCTAAAACAAGTTCAAGCATTTTTGTCTATAGTTAGACTAGGGAACATTTCAAAGGCTGCCAATCATCTATATGTTACTCAATCAGCGATTAGTCTGCGGTTAAACTCCCTTGAGAAAGAATACGATATTGTGTTATTAAACCGTGAACAGGGTGTAAGAAGAGTTACTTTAACAAGTGAAGGGGAAAGGTTTTATCAAATTGCACTAAAGTACGAATCGCTTATATCAGAAACAAGAAATATTAAATCAATGCGTGAGTAAGGATGATTCCGATTGGAGCAGTTGATATCGTTCACAATTATATAATAAACGATATTTACTCATTAATTGTTCAAGGAATGAAGGAATACCAACTATTTGAACAGTCATTCGTACCCATGAGTTTTATCCAAAACCGTTTTGGTATCGATTGGGTTGCGATTGATAGAG
This genomic window from Sporosarcina sp. Marseille-Q4063 contains:
- a CDS encoding acyltransferase family protein, translated to MKKTIKRIGWIDTAKGLGIMLVILGHTNFPDKWAIVIYSFHMPLFFFLSGYLFSVKKYNNFGMFLKNKARSLLIPYFLFSFLSFLYLPLISTITTNGINLMKSFIGIFYSIGIDNWMLHNIVLWFLTCLFIVEVIFYIVVKNISNFKLILFVLFIFSILGYIDSLYMPIRLPWSIDIAITATVFFGFGFISNKKGIVDKLLNSKVIIIFVLSLLIFTLFIKNMITDNYMIDMNYNKLNNYFDFYIPAICGIILIIILSSLIKSKFLNYFGENTLVILATHLPLINLVGVLLDTVGVSITNQGGIRTILVSFFVSLLSIPLIYFINRYTPFLLGKKIKS
- a CDS encoding LysR family transcriptional regulator, encoding MNLKQVQAFLSIVRLGNISKAANHLYVTQSAISLRLNSLEKEYDIVLLNREQGVRRVTLTSEGERFYQIALKYESLISETRNIKSMRE